CCATTGTCGATCAGCCCCACCCCCGACCGGGTCATCAGGGCCACGGTGCCATCGGGGCGGTAATCGGCCTGCACGTCGATGATTTCCGCCACCGACGCGACCAGCCGGTCGCGCTGATCGTGCAGCGAGGCGCGGGCCGTATCGGTCATGCCCAGGTCGAGCATGCGGTTATTCACTTCCTGGAGCGACACCAGCATCGCATTGACGTCATTGACGGCGCTGCCGATCCGCGTCTCGCTTTCCTGGCGCAGCTCCTGCACGGTCCTCGACAATGCGTTCAGCCGCTGCGCCATGGCCTGCGCCTCGGCGACGACATTGGCGCGCGTCGGGTAATCGTCGGGACTGGTGGCCAGCGCCTGAAGCGAATTCTTGAAAGACCCGAACATGGTGTCGAGCGAACCGCTCGTGCCGGGCTTGCCGAGAAAGCCCTGCAACTTGTTGAGCGCCGTGGCGATCGTCGCGGCCGATGCAGTGTCCGAGACCTGGCGGTTGTAATAGGTTTGCAGGCTCTGGCTGAAGGCGCGGTCGACGCCGGCGGTACGCGCATAGGTGCCGTTGACCGAGTTGTAGTCGACAACGTTGAGCGATTGCCGGTGATAGCCGGGTGTGCCGGCATTGGCGACGTTGCGGCTGAGGATCGAAATCGAATCCTGGCTGACCCGCAGGCCGGAAACGGCGTTGTTAAGCGACGATATCAGACCCATTGGCCTAGTCCCCGACTACCTGGCGGCCCGGCGCGCCGCGCCGGACCGAATACCTGCTTCATGCCTCAACGAACCATGTTGAGGGCTTCCTTCATCATCTCGTCGGCGGTCGAGACGATGCGGGTGGCCGCCGAATAGGCCTGCTGGGTAATGATCAGCTTGGTGAACTCGTCGGAAATGTCGGTATTCGAGGCTTCGAGGGCCCCGCCGAGAATGCCGAACCCCGCAAGGTCCAGGATCGGCTCGCCCGATTCCGATGTGGCCTCATAAACGCCGCCATCCAGCCGTTTCAGCGAATTGACGCCGTTGAACTGGGCCGTCACCACCTGCGCCATCTCGATGCGCTCGCCATTGGAATAGCTGGCGACTACCCGACCGGCATCGTTGATGGCCACCGAGAGGAATTCGCCGGCGCCATAGCCATTCTGCGCCAGCCGGGACACGCTGGCCTTGCCATTGACGTCGGAAAACTGCGACACGCCGTTGACTTCGTGCCGGAGCTCCACATCGCCGATCAGGACGCCGTTGACCGTCAGGTTATCGAGATCGACGCTCGGCACACCGGGGGGAAGCAGCTGCATATTGCTCCCGAAAGTGTAGGTCTGCCCGGTATTGGTCCATGCGGGAGAGCCGCCCACCGCCGCGCTGTCGGAATTGTAGAACAGCGCCCAGGTATCCTGCCCGCCCGATGCGGCGCTGCCGATCTTCGCCCAGCGCAGCACGACATGAACCGGCGCGCCGCTTTCCGCATAGGTCGTGATGGCGCCGCCCTCGATCGACTGGGCGATGAAATCATCCTCCTGGTTCTTCGAAATGCTTGCGATCGTCGCGAGACTCGGCTCGCTCGACGTGGCGGGATCGTCAAGACCCAGCGCCGTCCCGGCCGTGCCGGACACACTGAACCTGGCGTGATAATCGTCCCCCAGCGTGATCTCCAGCTCCCCGGAGCCCGAAAGTGCCACCGTGGCGGATGCCGCCGCCCCGCCGCCCTGATTGCGCAATCCGGCCTGCATCTCCGCCAGCACCGCATCGAGCGTCTTGCCGCCGCTCAGATCGATGCCCACATTCGAGCCGCTATAGGTGCCGCCATCGTGAAAATCGAAGGTGACCGGCAGGCCTTTGACATTGATGGTCATGCTGGTGCCGTCGCTCAGCGGCCCTGTGGGTGCCAGCGCCGCTGCCCCGCCCGCCAGAACCGCATTCCCCGCAACTGCGGCAGTTGTCGAGCCATTCACATAGCGGGCGGTATCCAGCAGCTCGCTATTATAGATATTGACGTTGTAATTGGCCGTCTTGGGAACCTGCGGAATATTCGCCTTGTAATCGATCACCTTGGTGGCGTTCGCCGGCAGGAACGCATTGGACAGCCTGATGACTTCCGGCACGGAGCCGGAAACGTTGCCGGTGGCCGGATCGATGGGCAGCCCCTTGAGGTAATAGCCGGCGCCATTGACCAGCAGGCCATCCTTGTCGATCTCGAAGTCGCCGCGGCGGGTATAGTAGTTCGAACCGGAGAATACCGAGTCCCGGTCGGACGACCCCACTTTGGGCTCGACGATGAAAAACCCGCCGGTATTGAGCGCGATATAGGTCTCGTTCGAATTGGTCTGGATATCGCCTTGCAGATTATTGGTGGCGCGGGACTGGGCGAGCACCGCCCCCGGAACCTGCGACTTGAGAGGCGCCTCGGGAATGAGATCGATGAAACTCGTTTCCATGCGCTTGTAGCCAATGGTCTGCGAGTTGGCGATATTGCCCGAAATATTCTCCAGCGAATGCGCCTGTGCCCGCAGGCCGGACACCGCGCTGGAAAGCGCCCCATAGATACCCATCTGTCACTCCGTAGACCCGGTCGCGCCCTGCGACGCATTTCGTCCTTTTCAATGCAAAGGCGATGCCAAGTCCGCGGACCATTGTTTTCATTGATCTTTTGCGGCCTGCCATGCGGAAATGCGGCGACAAGGCGGCAAATGAGTCCGGGCAAGGGGCAGAATTTGCCGGCTGCTTGTGAAAGCGGGGCACTTGCTTTAATTGGGCTGACAACCCCCAAAAGGGGCAGTGCTGCAAAGCGGAGTTTCCCGCTTATGGGGCACGCCCGAAGAAGGACGACGGCAGTCGGTTCTAGGCAAAATGCTGTTTTCCAGCGTCGATGAATTCGTGAAAGCCCCGCGCCGTGCCATAACGGTGTTCGGCATGGCCGGCGTCGGCAAGACGCGGCTGTCCAACATGCTGCGCGCCAATCACTGGTTCCACTATTCCGCCGACTATCGCATCGGCACCCGCTATATGGGCGAATTCATCGTCGATAATTTCAAGCGCGAGGCGATGAAGGTGCCGTTTCTGGCGCAGCTTCTGCGTACGGACTCGATCTATATCTCGTCCAACATCACCTTCGACAATCTCGACCCGCTTTCGACCTATCTCGGCACGCCCGGCGATCCCGCTCGCGGCGGCCTGCCTTTGCCGGAATATCAGCGCCGGCAGGAACAGCACCGCATCGCCGAAATCGCCGCGCTGCACGATCTGCCCTATTTCATCGACAGGGCGAAGGTTCTTTATGGCTATGACGATTTCATCGCCGATACCGGCGGCTCGCTGATCGAAGTCATCGACCACGCTGACCCTGAAGACCCGGTGGTGAAGACGCTGGTCGAGCATACGGCGCTGCTTTACATTCGCGGCACCGACAAGGACGCGGACGAATTGATCAAGCGGTTCAGGAAATCGCCCAAGCCGATGTATTACCGCCCGCCTTTCCTTCTCGAAAAGTGGGCCGAATACAAGCGTATCCACAATATCCAGGACGACAACGAGGTCGATCCGGCCGGCTTCGGCGCCTGGGGCTTCGAAGCCTTGCTGCATGATCGCCTGCCCCGCTACCAGGCGCTGGCCGATCGCTTCGGCTATACCGTAGAGGCATCGGACCTGGCGACGGCGCGTGACGGTGACGAATTCGTCGATCTGGTCGCGGCGGCAATCGAGAAGCGAATGCGATAGCGCGGCCCCGAAGGGGACGCGCCAGCTTGAATCGCTTGTCTATTGCATCCACCTAAGGGGCTGCCATGCCTATTCGAATTCCCGACCACCTGCCCGCCAGAAAAACCCTCGAACAAGAGGGCGTCTATGTCATGGATTCCAGCCGCGCCGCGCGGCAGGACATCCGGCCACTGGAATTCGGCCTGCTCAACCTGATGCCGAACAAGGAGCGCACCGAGACCCAGTTCGCCCGGCTGATCGGCGCCACCCCCTTGCAGATCAATCTGAGCCTGGTCCGCGTCACCGAGCATCAATCCAAGAACACGCCCGAGGATTATCTCAAGAGCTTCTACCAGACCTGGGAAGAGGTGAAGGAGCGCAAGTTCGACGGCTTCATCGTCACCGGCGCGCCCATCGCCAATATCCCCTTCGAAGAGGTCCGCTACTGGCCCGAAATGCTGGAAATCATGGAATGGACGCGCACCAATGTGCACCATACCATGTTCATCTGCTGGGGCGCGCAGGCGGCCCTGCACCATTTCCACGGCGCGCGCCGCTACCGCATGGACAAGAAGGCTTTCGGCGTCTTCCGGCACAGAATAGTCAAGCCCGGCTCGCCCTGGCTGCGCGGCATGTCCGACAACCCGATGATCCCGGTATCGCGGTATAACGACATCGACCGCACCTCTTTGGGCGACGATCTCGACGTGCTGATCGACAATGCCGAACTGGGCCTGTGCATGCTGGAGCACCGCCAGGGTCGCGCTGTCTATTTCCTCAATCACCTGGAATACGACAATCGCTCGCTGACCGACGAATATGAGCGCGACATCAGCTCCGGCATCGAGACGCCGCTGCCGGAGAACCTGTTCCCGAATGGCGATACCAGCGCCGAACCGGAAAACCGCTGGCGCAGCCACGCACATCTGCTTTTCCAGAACTGGATCAACGAAATCTACCAGACGACGCCCTATCGGCTGGAGGAGATCGGGCAATAGAGCGGCTCACATTTGAGCGCAAACGCTACGGGGATGGACCATGCCGCCCCCGGCATGGCCTCTTTCCCCCATGTCATTCCGCTTAAGCGGGAATGACATGGGGGAAAACTGACTCTTTGCAAACGGCACCCCGCTCCCTACCTTGCACGGACAACAGGGGACAGACCTTGCCGCAGCCGCCGACCACCATCACCGACGAACTGGGCATCGCCCTCGCCAATCTGGCCGATAGCGCCACCGGCGTTTTCACGCCGACCCTGCGCCTTGGGGTCACCGGCCTGAGCCGCGCCGGCAAGACCATTTTCATCACCGCCCTGGTGCACAATCTGCTCACGCAAGGCCGCCTGCCCGGCTTCGCGCCGTTGGCCGATGGCCGCTTCATCGGCGCCAGGCTGGCCGAATATCCCGACGCCACCATTCCCCGTTTTGCCTATGAGCAGCATCTGGCGGCTCTCACCGCCAATCCCCCCGCCTGGCCGGAAAGCACAAGACGCATCTCGCAATTGCGGCTGGTGCTGAAATTCCAGTCGGCCAAATGGTGGGCCGGCATGACCGGACCGGCAATGCTCAATCTCGATATCGTCGACTATCCCGGCGAATGGCTGCTCGACCTGCCCCTGCTCGGCCTGTCTTTCGCCGAATGGAGCGCCGAGGCCCTGGAAAGAGCGCGCCAGCCCGGCCATGCCGACGAGGCCGCGGAATTCCTGCGCGAGCTCGACGGCACCGATATCGGCAAGCCGGCCAACGATCCCGATGCCGAACGTCTCGCCGCCGCCTTCACCGCCTATCTGCGCCGCAGTCGCGAACATGGCGCCCTCTCGACGCTGCCGCCCGGCCGGTTCCTGTTGCCCGGGGATTTGGAAGGCTCGCCCGCCCTCACCTTCGCGCCCCTGCCCCCACCGCCGGGCGCCACGCGCCATTTCAGCTTCTACGCCATGCTGGAAAACCGCTACGAGGCCTATAAGGCCCAAATTGTCCGCCCTTTCTTCCGCGATCATTTCGCCCGGCTCGACCGGCAGGTGGTGCTGGTCGACACCCTGCGCGCCCTCAATGCCGGCCCCGCCGCCGTCAGCGACCTGGAAACCGCACTCACCGCCGTGCTGGCCTGCTTCCGCCAGGGCGAGGCCAATCCCCTATTGCGCCCCTTCTCCCGGCGTATCGACCGCATTCTCTTTGCCGCCACCAAGGCCGATCATGTGCATCACACCAGCCATGACCGGCTCGAATCCATCCTCAACCGCCTCGTCGCCAATGCCTCGAAACGCGCCCGCTTTGCCGGCGCTGAAACGCGCTCCATCGCCATGGCCGGCATCCGCGCCACCAGCGAAGGCACGATCCGCGAAAATGGCGAAACGCTCCCCACCCTGATCGGCACCCCGCTCAAGGGCGAGATGCTGGATGGTCGGACCTATGACGGCAGAACGGAAATCGCCTTATTTCCCGGCGACTTGCCGGAGCGTCCGGATTCATTGTTCGAAGACGGCAATCCCGTCGCGCTCAACTTCCTCCGCTTCACGCCGCCCCAGCGGCTGGAACGCAATGCCGCCGGCGATCCGGTCCTGCCTCATATCCGGCTCGACCGGGCGCTGGATTATCTCATCGGAGACTGGATGGCATGAAGCGCCCGATAGCCCGCACCATTTCTCGTCAGGATGACGGCGCCGAGCCGGTCCGCACGCCGCGCGCCTTCACCCCCGATCGCGCCGAAATCGTCGAAATCGCCTTCGAGCCCGAACCGGAGCCGGAACTGGTCGCGCCCCGGCTGCGCCGCACGTCCTGGCTGGCGAAACTCGCCTGGACCAGCGGCGGCATCCTCGTTTCCGCCGGGCTCGGCCTCGCCGCCGACCGGCTGATCCGCGATCTTTTTGCCAGCAACGAATATCTGGGCTGGATCGGGCTGGGTGTGCTCGGGGCCTTCCTGGTCGCGATTCTGGCGCTGGTCCTGCGCGAAATGCTGGCCCTGCGCCGCCTGCGGGTACTCGACGGGCTCAAGGCCGACGCCGCCCGGGCCACCGAAGCCAATGACCGCAAGCTGGCCGGCCATGTGGTCGGCCAGCTCGAAAGCATTTATGCGGCGCGGCCTGACCTGGCGCGGGCCCGCGATGTCGTGGCCCAGAACCTTCCCAATCTCTTCGATGGCCACGAAACCATCGCCCTGGCCGAACGCAACCTCATGGCGCCGCTCGACGCCCGCGCCAAGGCCCTGACAGCCGCCTCGGCCCGCCGCGTGGCCCTGGTCACTGCCGTGTCGCCGCGCGCGCTGATCGACATCGCCTTCGTCATCTACGAAAGCGTACGCCTCGCCGGCGCCATCGCCGCCCTTTACGGCGCCCGTCCCGGCTTTTTCGGCTTCTGGCGCCTCGCTGGCTCGGTGCTGGCGCATCTGGCCGTCACCGGCGGGCTCGTGCTGACTGATGGCGTGGTGGAACAGCTGGTCGGCCAGGGCCTTGCCGCCAAGCTCTCCGCCCGGCTGGGCGAAGGCGTGGTCAATGGCCTGATGACCGTCCGCGTCGGCATCGCTGCCATGCGCGTCGTCCGCCCCCTGCCCTTCGAAACCCTGCCGCAACCCATGGTGCGCGACTTCATCCCGGAACTGGTGAAGGTGACGACCGAGCAAGGGAAAGGGCATCAGGCCTGATCCAGGGCATCACTGCGCCGCCACAGACCTCATTCTGAGTTTATCGAAGCACGAGGCCGCAGCCACGATGCCCAGACCTCAATCCTTCGCCGCGCTCTGCGCCAGCGTGACCTTCAGCCCGTCCAGCGCGTCCGAACACAGGATCTGGCAGCTCAATCGCGAGTTCGATCTGACGTCGCCCACGCTGTCCAGCATGTCCTCTTCCTCGTCGTTCGGCGCGCCGACCGCGTCGAGCCAGTCCGGATCGACATAGACATGGCAGGTGGCGCAGCTCAGCGCGCCGCCGCATTCGGCCTTGATGTCGAGGCCCCAGTCGCGGATCACCTCCATCACCCGCCAGCCTTCGAGCCCTTCGAGCTCGTGCACATCGCCGGCCTGATCGGTCACACTGATCTTCATAAGGCGCTCCTCAACAGCGCGAGGGGATTAACGCATCGTGCAGACAAGTGGAATCCGTTTTTCTGCAAAAGCGATGCGACAACAGCAAGGTAGAGCGGCACTTTGCGTTCGATAGAACGCAGGTCGCTCTAGCGTCGAATGAACGGGGCCGCAAGACCATCCTATCCATCCTCGTCCCAGGCTTGTCCGGGTGGTCTGGCCTATGCCACGCCCAGCTTCTTCTGCAGCTTGGTCGAGCTGGTCGTGTACTGGAAGACGATGCGCTCGCCCGGCGAGACGATGGCCTTCGCCGCCTGCGCCATCAGGGCCGCCTCGTGGAAGCCGGAAAGGATCAGCTTCAGCTTGCCCGGATAGTAATTGATATCGCCGATGGCGAAGATGCCCGGCACCGAGGTCTCGAACTTTTCGGTGTCGACCACGATGGTGTTGTCATTGAGCTCCAACCCCCAATCGGCGACCGGACCCAGCTTCATGGTCAGGCCGAAAAAGGGCAGCAGCCGCGTGGCCGGAATGGACAGATCGCCGGCATCGGTGGTCAGATGCACATGGTTGATCTGGCCGTCTTCGCCGTCGAGCTTGGCGATCTGGCCGAGCTGGAAATTGACCTTCCCCTCGGCCACCAGCTCCTTCATCTTGTTGACCGA
This genomic stretch from Devosia sp. YIM 151766 harbors:
- a CDS encoding ATPase, whose translation is MLFSSVDEFVKAPRRAITVFGMAGVGKTRLSNMLRANHWFHYSADYRIGTRYMGEFIVDNFKREAMKVPFLAQLLRTDSIYISSNITFDNLDPLSTYLGTPGDPARGGLPLPEYQRRQEQHRIAEIAALHDLPYFIDRAKVLYGYDDFIADTGGSLIEVIDHADPEDPVVKTLVEHTALLYIRGTDKDADELIKRFRKSPKPMYYRPPFLLEKWAEYKRIHNIQDDNEVDPAGFGAWGFEALLHDRLPRYQALADRFGYTVEASDLATARDGDEFVDLVAAAIEKRMR
- a CDS encoding YcjX family protein, whose product is MPQPPTTITDELGIALANLADSATGVFTPTLRLGVTGLSRAGKTIFITALVHNLLTQGRLPGFAPLADGRFIGARLAEYPDATIPRFAYEQHLAALTANPPAWPESTRRISQLRLVLKFQSAKWWAGMTGPAMLNLDIVDYPGEWLLDLPLLGLSFAEWSAEALERARQPGHADEAAEFLRELDGTDIGKPANDPDAERLAAAFTAYLRRSREHGALSTLPPGRFLLPGDLEGSPALTFAPLPPPPGATRHFSFYAMLENRYEAYKAQIVRPFFRDHFARLDRQVVLVDTLRALNAGPAAVSDLETALTAVLACFRQGEANPLLRPFSRRIDRILFAATKADHVHHTSHDRLESILNRLVANASKRARFAGAETRSIAMAGIRATSEGTIRENGETLPTLIGTPLKGEMLDGRTYDGRTEIALFPGDLPERPDSLFEDGNPVALNFLRFTPPQRLERNAAGDPVLPHIRLDRALDYLIGDWMA
- a CDS encoding TIGR01620 family protein; the encoded protein is MKRPIARTISRQDDGAEPVRTPRAFTPDRAEIVEIAFEPEPEPELVAPRLRRTSWLAKLAWTSGGILVSAGLGLAADRLIRDLFASNEYLGWIGLGVLGAFLVAILALVLREMLALRRLRVLDGLKADAARATEANDRKLAGHVVGQLESIYAARPDLARARDVVAQNLPNLFDGHETIALAERNLMAPLDARAKALTAASARRVALVTAVSPRALIDIAFVIYESVRLAGAIAALYGARPGFFGFWRLAGSVLAHLAVTGGLVLTDGVVEQLVGQGLAAKLSARLGEGVVNGLMTVRVGIAAMRVVRPLPFETLPQPMVRDFIPELVKVTTEQGKGHQA
- a CDS encoding 2Fe-2S iron-sulfur cluster-binding protein, with the translated sequence MKISVTDQAGDVHELEGLEGWRVMEVIRDWGLDIKAECGGALSCATCHVYVDPDWLDAVGAPNDEEEDMLDSVGDVRSNSRLSCQILCSDALDGLKVTLAQSAAKD
- a CDS encoding flagellar hook-basal body complex protein, with translation MGIYGALSSAVSGLRAQAHSLENISGNIANSQTIGYKRMETSFIDLIPEAPLKSQVPGAVLAQSRATNNLQGDIQTNSNETYIALNTGGFFIVEPKVGSSDRDSVFSGSNYYTRRGDFEIDKDGLLVNGAGYYLKGLPIDPATGNVSGSVPEVIRLSNAFLPANATKVIDYKANIPQVPKTANYNVNIYNSELLDTARYVNGSTTAAVAGNAVLAGGAAALAPTGPLSDGTSMTINVKGLPVTFDFHDGGTYSGSNVGIDLSGGKTLDAVLAEMQAGLRNQGGGAAASATVALSGSGELEITLGDDYHARFSVSGTAGTALGLDDPATSSEPSLATIASISKNQEDDFIAQSIEGGAITTYAESGAPVHVVLRWAKIGSAASGGQDTWALFYNSDSAAVGGSPAWTNTGQTYTFGSNMQLLPPGVPSVDLDNLTVNGVLIGDVELRHEVNGVSQFSDVNGKASVSRLAQNGYGAGEFLSVAINDAGRVVASYSNGERIEMAQVVTAQFNGVNSLKRLDGGVYEATSESGEPILDLAGFGILGGALEASNTDISDEFTKLIITQQAYSAATRIVSTADEMMKEALNMVR
- the metA gene encoding homoserine O-succinyltransferase; protein product: MPIRIPDHLPARKTLEQEGVYVMDSSRAARQDIRPLEFGLLNLMPNKERTETQFARLIGATPLQINLSLVRVTEHQSKNTPEDYLKSFYQTWEEVKERKFDGFIVTGAPIANIPFEEVRYWPEMLEIMEWTRTNVHHTMFICWGAQAALHHFHGARRYRMDKKAFGVFRHRIVKPGSPWLRGMSDNPMIPVSRYNDIDRTSLGDDLDVLIDNAELGLCMLEHRQGRAVYFLNHLEYDNRSLTDEYERDISSGIETPLPENLFPNGDTSAEPENRWRSHAHLLFQNWINEIYQTTPYRLEEIGQ